The DNA segment AGCTCGGTGAACTTCATCACCGCCCACGACGGCTTCACCCTGCATGACCTGGTGTCCTACAACGACAAGCACAACGAAGCCAACGACGAGAACAACCAGGACGGCAGCAATAACAACCTGTCGTGGAACCACGGCGTCGAAGGACCGACCGAAGACCCGGAGATCAACGCGCTGCGCCTGCGCCAGATGCGCAACTTCTTCGCCACCCTGCTGCTGGCCCAGGGCACGCCGATGCTGGTGGCCGGGGATGAGTTCGCCCGCACCCAGCACGGCAATAACAACGCCTACTGCCAGGACAGCGAAATCGGCTGGGTCAACTGGGAGCTGGATGAGGATGGCAAGTCCCTGCTCAAGTTCGTCAAACGCCTGATCAAGTTGCGCTTGGCCTACCCCATCCTGCGTCGCGGGCGCTTCCTGGTGGGCGACTATAACGAGGACATCGGGGTCAAGGACGTGACCTGGCTGGCCCCCGATGGCAATGAAATGACCATCGAGCAATGGGAAGACAGCCAGGGCCGTTGCCTGGGCATGTTGATGGATGGGCGCGCCCAGGAAACCGGGATCCGCCGGCCGGGGGCCGATGCTACGCTGCTGTTGGTGGTCAATGCGCACCATGACCTGGTGAACTTCCGCTTGCCCCAGGTGCCGGATGGCGGTTTCTGGACCTGCATGGTCGATACCAACCAGCCGGCCGTGCGCGGCCAGGAACGTTTCGATTTTGACCATGAATATGCCGTGACCGGGCGCTCGCTGCTGCTGTTCGAGCTGCAACACGAGGAAGAGGTGTGAAATGGATTTACACGGGTTCCTGCAACGCAATCGTCAGGGTCTGGCCGATACCGAGGGCCTTGGTCAGACCCTGAGCGCCATGGTGGCGGCTGGCCTGGATCAATTGCCATTGCCGGGTGGCGGGCAGACCCTGCTGCGCTTCAGCCTGCTGGCCCAGGTGGCCGGGCACAACCTTAGCCTGTGCAAACTGTTCGAAGGGCACACCGACGCGCTGGCAATCATGGCCGACCTCAACAGCGCGGCGCCGCCGGCGGGCAGCACCTGGGGCATGTGGGCCGCCGAACCGCCGACGGCACGGGTGCAGGTCAGGCGTGAGGGCTCGCAGTACCTGCTGCATGGCCGCAAGGCCTGGTGTTCCGGGGCCGGGGTGGTCAGCCACGGGTTATTGACCGCCTGGGATGCGCAGGAGCGCCAGCAGTTGGTCGCGGTGCCAATGGACCAGCCGGGGGTAACTGTGACCGCCGAAGGCTGGAACGCCGTGGGCATGGGCGCTTGCGCGAGTGTCGATGTGACGTTCGAGCACGCCGTGGCGCTGGCCGTAGGCGCCCCAGGGGATTACCTGCAACGCCCCGGCTTCTGGCACGGCGGGGTTGGTATTGCCGCCTGTTGGTACGGCGCTGCGCAGCGCTTGGCCGAGGCCCTGCGTGAACACTGCGACCAACGCGAAGAGCCCCATGCGCTGGCGCATCTGGGCGCGGTGGACATGGCCTTGTACGCGGCCGCTACGGTGCTGCGCACGGCTGCGCGGCAAATCGACGATCAGCCCCAGGCCAATGCCCAACTGCTGGCACGCCGCGCGCGGGCGGTGATTGAGGCGGCAGCCAACCAGGTCATCCATCACACAGGCCGGGCTTTGGGCGCCGGGCCTTACTGCAAGGATGAACACTTCGCCCGGCTGATGGCCGACTTGCCGGTGTACTTGCGCCAAAGCCATGCCGAGCGTGACCTGGCGGCCCTTGGCAAGCAGGTGGCGATCCAGTCCGGAGGGACGTGGCAATTATGAAAGCCAACCCCATTGTCGGCCAAGGCACCCCGCTGCGGGCCTGGCAAGGTTCAGCCCGGGTCGCCGGCCTGCCCGAGGTCAATGTGGCGCAACTGGTGCCTGATGGTTGCCGCGCCGTGATAATCGCGCCCCATCCGGATGATGAAGTGCTCGGCTGCGGCGGCCTGTTGCAAGGCTTGGCCGCGCTGGGCCGCGAACTGCTGCTGATCTCGGTGACGGATGGCTGTGCCAGCCACCCCGGCTCGCCCCGTTGGCCGCAGCAGCGTTTGCGCGAGGTGCGCCCGCAGGAGTCGGCCGAGGCCTTGCAGCGCCTGGGTTGGCATCAGCAACGCCTGACCTGGCTGCGCGGCGGTTTTAGCGACAGTCAGGTGCAGGCCCGGGAATCGGCGCTGACTGAATTTATCCAGCGGCACCTGCAACCGGACGATGTGGTGTTCACCACCTGGCGCGAAGACGGGCATTGCGACCACGAAGCGGTAGGCCGCGCCAGTGCCCAGGCGGCCTTGGCGGTCGGTGCGCGCTTGATTGAACTGCCGGTGTGGACGTGGCATTGGGCAACCCCCGAAGACCCACGGGTGCCGTGGCAGCGCGCCCGCAAAATTGCCCTGGCGCCCGCCGCCGTCGCGCGCAAGCGTCATGCCCTGAACGCCTTCACCAGCCAGATGGAAGGTGACCCTCAGATCGACTTGCCGCCCGTCTTGCCGCCCCACGTGCTGGAGCGGCTGTTGCAACCTTTTGAAGTGGTGTTTGTATGAGTGTGGCCACGGCTTACTTCGACCAATTGTTTGTGGATAACGACGATCCCTGGGCCTTTCGCCAGCGCTGGTACGAGCAGCGCAAGCGCGCCTTGACCCTGGGGCTGCTGACCAAGCCCCGCTATGCCTCGATTTTCGAACCCGGCTGCGCCAATGGAGAGCTTAGCGCCGAACTGGCGCCACGTTGCGCACGTCTGCTGTGCTGCGACACCGCCGCTGCCGCAGTGAGCCTGGCGCAAGCGCGCCTGCAAGGGTTCGCCCATGCCCAGGTCGAGCAACGTCGCTTGCCTGCCCAATGGCCGGGCGGCAGGTTCGAACTGATCGTGCTGAGCGAGTGGTGCTATTACCTCGACCATGACGACCTGTGCCTGCTCGTCGAGCAGATCCTGGCCGCGCTGACCGACGATGGCCAGGTCCTGGCCTGTCACTGGCGCCCGGCTATCGACGGTTGCCCGCAAACTGCGGAACAGGTCCACCAGGTGTTGCACCAACGCCTGGGTATGTCCCGCCTGGCGCAGGTGGCTGACAGTGATTTCCTACTCGACCTGTGGTCTCGCGAAAGCGCCTCGGTCGCCCATCTCGAGGGCTTGCGATGATCGGCATTCTGATCCCGGTGCATAACGAAGAGGCGCTGCTGCCTGAATGTCTGAAGGCCGCGTTGATCGCCGCCAGCCATCCCGGGTTGCTCGGTGAAGAAGTGCAGATACTGGTGGTGCTCGACAGTTGTACCGACCGCAGTGCGGCCATTGCCGAGACGTTCGGCGTACACAGCCTGAGCGTCGAGGCGCGCAATGTCGGCCAGGTGCGGGGCATGGGCGCTCGGCACCTGCTTAACAATGGCGCCCGCTGGATCTCCTGTACCGATGCCGACAGTCGTGTTGCCACCGATTGGCTGGTGGCGCAACTGGCGCTGGGCGTGGATGCGGTGTGCGGCACCGTCACGGTGGACGCCTGGAGCGATGGTTTCGACCAGGCGGCGCAGATCCGCTATCACCAGTCCTACCAGGCCTGTGACGGGCATCGGCACATCCATGGGGCCAATCTGGGGGTCAGCGCTGGCGCCTATGTGCGGGCTGGCGGGTTCGAGCCCCTGCCCTGTCATGAAGATGTGCAACTGGTACGCCAGTTGGAGCGTTGCGGCGCAACCATTGCCTGGAGCCACGCGCCCCAGGTCATTACCAGTGCGCGCCTGGAGTGCCGTGCGCAAGGCGGATTTGGCGACTATTTGAAGGGGCTGATGCAGCCTTCCTGAAATAAATACGATTTTACCCGGCCGGAGCGCGACGAATCCCCGCCAATGAACAATACTCAGGTATGGCAATCCAGGATTCGGAACGCCAGCGTGCCGTACGGGCCTGGCGCCTGCGCGACAAAAAGGAGAGTCGACCCGTCAACGGGATACGACCTGCATCAAACGGACAAGGACGTGACATTGATCAAACCCGCCCCCCTGCACGACGGGCGCCGCGTGCCGGCGCAAATCTGGAACAGTGCGCCTCAGCTGGCGCAAATCCCGACCATCAGCCCTTCTCTGCTGGTGCCCCCAGGCTCACGCGTGGTGGTAGTTGCTCCGCATCCTGGGGACGAAGTGCTGGCCTGCGGCGGTTTGCTGCAGCTGTTCAGTGCCCTGGACTACCCTCTGAAGTTGATCTCGATCACCGACGGCAGTGCCAGCCATCCGGGCTCCAACCAATGGTCGGCGCAACGCCTGAGCGTGTTCCGGCCCCAGGAAAGTGTCGAGGCCCTGCGCCGCCTGGGCTTGCCCTTGCACAGCCTGAAATGGATCCGTGGTGGCTTTTGCGACAACGCCCTGGCCGCCCACGAACAGCCCTTGAGCCAGTTTATTGCGCGTTACCTGCAACCCGGCGATGTGGTGTTTACCACTTGGCGCAATGATGGCAATGACGACCACGATGCGGTTGGTCGTGCCACCGCCATCGCCTGTGCGCTGACGGGCGCGCGCCTGCTGGAGTTGCCGATCTGGGCCTGGCACTGGCCCGCCCGCGAAGCCGGGCGCATGCCCTGGCAGTGCGCGCGCAAGGTGCGCCTCGACACCTGGAGCGTGGCGCGCAAACGCCATGCCGCCCACGCCTACGCCAGTCAGTTGCTCGGCGACCCGCTGATCGGCCTGGCGCCCATGCTGCCACCGGTGTTGCTGGAGCGTATGCGTGAGCCCTATGAGATCGTGTTCCTGTGACACAGGTCTATACCTGTTAATTCTGACAGTGGCGGCCCTTCCCGGCGGTTGCTAACGTGGAACCAGCACTGCACAGGTTCAGGTGCAGTCGAGATAGCCATGCCAACCCCTTGCATTGGCGATGTTTTACGAAACAGGAAACCGGTTGTCCCTTATCGTTATCGTGCTTTTTTGCGTTGTCATGGTCCGGACCGTGCCTGCCCTTGGGGGCGGCGGGACGTCATCTTCCATCGAGCGAGGATAGATCATGAGCACACGGCGATATGTGCGGCGGTACCTGGGCGCCTGGCTAACCAGCGCGGCCCTGATGGGGACCTTCCCGCCAGCTACCTATGCGGCCTGTACCCCGGTGATCACTGCGGGTGACGACACCACCCTCTGCGACAGTGGCACAGCACCCGGTTTTACCGACCTCAATGGCAATAACACCCTCAGTCTTCCCAGCGGTGGTAATGGCGCGATCACCGGCACTGTCACGTTTGGCGACGGCCATGATCAGGTGGAAACCCAGTCAGGCAGCATGGGCGCCTTGAACATGGGCAATGGCGCGAATATTTTCCGCGCGGACCTCAATGCGGTGGTGGGTGCAGTGACCCAGGGCGATGGTGCCGACACGGTGCAGATCAGCGGCGGCACCGTGGGCGCGATCAATCAGGGCAACGGCATCGACAACTATGCGCAAAGCGGCGGGCGCGTGGCCAGCGTGGCCCAGGGCGATGGCCGCGATACGTTCTATATGAGCGGTGGCGAGATCGTCGGGGCATTCGAGGATGGCGACGTGGCCACCCAATCCGCCGGCACCATCGGCCGGGTGGATATGAAGCTCGACAACAACTTCTACACCCTGCTCGGCGGGCGGATCAACGGCAACCTGGTGACTGGCTTTGGCTTGGACACCATCGCTGTTTCCGGGGGGTATATCGGCGGCAACGTCAGTGTCAGCGGTGGCGACGACCTGTTCACCCTGACCGGCGGCGTGGTCAATGGGCAGGTGCTGATGAGCTTCGGCAACGATCAGTTCAACTGGATCGGGGCAGGCACGATCAATTCAGCGGTCAATATGGGCGCGGATAACGACAGGGCATTGCTGCAAAACCTGACACAGGCCCTGCTCTCTTCCACGCCCCTGGTCGATGGCGGCGTGGGCACCGACACCCTGGTCTTCGATAACACCCAGGCAGCCACCGCAGAACGCTACGTCAACTGGGAAACGGTCAACCTGGACAACGGCTCGCGCTTTACCTTGGCGCAGGATTTCAAACTGGGGGATAGCGGCAGCGGTACCGGCAGCTTGAATATCGACGGCAGCAGTGTGCTGCTGGTCAGCCAGGGGGCCATCAGCCCATTCACGGCCGGCCAGTTGGCAAGCCTCAACAACAGCGGCCTGATCGACATGACAACCGGCAGTACCGGCGCCACCGACAGCCTGACGGTAAATGGCACCTACACCGGCAACAACGGGCAGATGGCGCTGCAAAGTGTGTTGGCCGGCGATGGTGCCGCCAGTGACAAACTGGTGGTGAACCAGGGCTCTCTACTGGGCACCACGACCCTCAACGTCAGCAATCTGGGCGGGGCCGGCGCCGAGACCTTGAGCAACGGCATCCAGGTGGTCGAAGCGCGCAACGGTGCGACGGGCAGCGACCGGGCCTTCAGCCTGGCAGGCGGTTCGGTGTCCGCCGGGGCCTTTGAGTACTTCCTGTTCAAGGGCGGTGTCAGTGCCGGCTCCGAACAACAGTGGTACCTGCGCTCAGCCATTGTCGCGCCTCCCCTGCCCGAGCCGGAGCAGCCCCCGGTGCCGTTGCCGGTGCCTGGCGAAGGCACGCCGGTTGACTTGCCAACGCCGGTGCCCGGTGAACCGCCGATCCCGATCTACCGCCCCGAGGTACCGGTGTATTCGACGCTGTTTCCGGCGGCGCAGCAGACCGTCCGGGCCATGCTCGGGACCTACCACGAACGCATGGGCGATCAGAGTCGCCAGACCGCCACCGGCTCATTCCCGGCAGGCTGGGGCCGGGTTTACGGCAGCAGTAGCCGCCAGACCTACGCCGGCACGGTCAACCCACGGTTGGACGGTTCGGTCAGCGGCTTCCAGGTGGGCAGCGATGTCCATGCCTGGACCACTGGCAATGGCCAGACCCAGCGGCTGGGCTTCTTCGTCGGGCATAGCCGCCTGAGGGGGAATGTCGATGGGTTCAACCGCGGATGGCAGCACCTGGATGCTGGCAACACCACATTACGCGGCGACAGCCTGGGCCTGTATTGGACGTTGCTCGACCCGTATGGCTGGTACGTCGATGTGGTGCTGATGGGCACCCGCCTCAATGGCAGCAGCGAATCCGATCGGGGGCTCAAGCTCAAGACCAAAGGTCACGATGTGCTGGGCTCGGTAGAAGCCGGCATACCGCTGCAGGTCGGGCAACACTGGGT comes from the Pseudomonas shahriarae genome and includes:
- a CDS encoding autotransporter family protein, with product MSTRRYVRRYLGAWLTSAALMGTFPPATYAACTPVITAGDDTTLCDSGTAPGFTDLNGNNTLSLPSGGNGAITGTVTFGDGHDQVETQSGSMGALNMGNGANIFRADLNAVVGAVTQGDGADTVQISGGTVGAINQGNGIDNYAQSGGRVASVAQGDGRDTFYMSGGEIVGAFEDGDVATQSAGTIGRVDMKLDNNFYTLLGGRINGNLVTGFGLDTIAVSGGYIGGNVSVSGGDDLFTLTGGVVNGQVLMSFGNDQFNWIGAGTINSAVNMGADNDRALLQNLTQALLSSTPLVDGGVGTDTLVFDNTQAATAERYVNWETVNLDNGSRFTLAQDFKLGDSGSGTGSLNIDGSSVLLVSQGAISPFTAGQLASLNNSGLIDMTTGSTGATDSLTVNGTYTGNNGQMALQSVLAGDGAASDKLVVNQGSLLGTTTLNVSNLGGAGAETLSNGIQVVEARNGATGSDRAFSLAGGSVSAGAFEYFLFKGGVSAGSEQQWYLRSAIVAPPLPEPEQPPVPLPVPGEGTPVDLPTPVPGEPPIPIYRPEVPVYSTLFPAAQQTVRAMLGTYHERMGDQSRQTATGSFPAGWGRVYGSSSRQTYAGTVNPRLDGSVSGFQVGSDVHAWTTGNGQTQRLGFFVGHSRLRGNVDGFNRGWQHLDAGNTTLRGDSLGLYWTLLDPYGWYVDVVLMGTRLNGSSESDRGLKLKTKGHDVLGSVEAGIPLQVGQHWVLEPQVQLIANKTRLDSQNDGVSKVGFSADTAITTRLGARLRGSYTLAAMPVQPYIRTNLWHGASGTHRVRFNDATDIDTEQKSTTLDLSAGATLQVSSSVSVYGEVGYARNLDSNALDGRKGTLGLRMEF
- a CDS encoding glycosyltransferase, which gives rise to MIGILIPVHNEEALLPECLKAALIAASHPGLLGEEVQILVVLDSCTDRSAAIAETFGVHSLSVEARNVGQVRGMGARHLLNNGARWISCTDADSRVATDWLVAQLALGVDAVCGTVTVDAWSDGFDQAAQIRYHQSYQACDGHRHIHGANLGVSAGAYVRAGGFEPLPCHEDVQLVRQLERCGATIAWSHAPQVITSARLECRAQGGFGDYLKGLMQPS
- a CDS encoding PIG-L deacetylase family protein, whose translation is MKANPIVGQGTPLRAWQGSARVAGLPEVNVAQLVPDGCRAVIIAPHPDDEVLGCGGLLQGLAALGRELLLISVTDGCASHPGSPRWPQQRLREVRPQESAEALQRLGWHQQRLTWLRGGFSDSQVQARESALTEFIQRHLQPDDVVFTTWREDGHCDHEAVGRASAQAALAVGARLIELPVWTWHWATPEDPRVPWQRARKIALAPAAVARKRHALNAFTSQMEGDPQIDLPPVLPPHVLERLLQPFEVVFV
- a CDS encoding PIG-L deacetylase family protein, giving the protein MKPAPLHDGRRVPAQIWNSAPQLAQIPTISPSLLVPPGSRVVVVAPHPGDEVLACGGLLQLFSALDYPLKLISITDGSASHPGSNQWSAQRLSVFRPQESVEALRRLGLPLHSLKWIRGGFCDNALAAHEQPLSQFIARYLQPGDVVFTTWRNDGNDDHDAVGRATAIACALTGARLLELPIWAWHWPAREAGRMPWQCARKVRLDTWSVARKRHAAHAYASQLLGDPLIGLAPMLPPVLLERMREPYEIVFL
- a CDS encoding acyl-CoA dehydrogenase family protein; the encoded protein is MDLHGFLQRNRQGLADTEGLGQTLSAMVAAGLDQLPLPGGGQTLLRFSLLAQVAGHNLSLCKLFEGHTDALAIMADLNSAAPPAGSTWGMWAAEPPTARVQVRREGSQYLLHGRKAWCSGAGVVSHGLLTAWDAQERQQLVAVPMDQPGVTVTAEGWNAVGMGACASVDVTFEHAVALAVGAPGDYLQRPGFWHGGVGIAACWYGAAQRLAEALREHCDQREEPHALAHLGAVDMALYAAATVLRTAARQIDDQPQANAQLLARRARAVIEAAANQVIHHTGRALGAGPYCKDEHFARLMADLPVYLRQSHAERDLAALGKQVAIQSGGTWQL
- a CDS encoding SAM-dependent methyltransferase, translated to MSVATAYFDQLFVDNDDPWAFRQRWYEQRKRALTLGLLTKPRYASIFEPGCANGELSAELAPRCARLLCCDTAAAAVSLAQARLQGFAHAQVEQRRLPAQWPGGRFELIVLSEWCYYLDHDDLCLLVEQILAALTDDGQVLACHWRPAIDGCPQTAEQVHQVLHQRLGMSRLAQVADSDFLLDLWSRESASVAHLEGLR